One stretch of Burkholderia pyrrocinia DNA includes these proteins:
- a CDS encoding RbsD/FucU family protein, producing the protein MLKNLDPLLHADILHTLRAMGHGDEIAICDANFPAESVAEHTVVGRALRIDGADSARVARAVLSVLPLDTYVDTPAWRMEVVGDAAAVPPVQREVQAEIDRAEGRAVPLTGVERFAFYERAQQAYAVIVTGELRGYGCFIFKKGVLLSDAG; encoded by the coding sequence ATGCTGAAGAATCTCGACCCGCTGCTGCACGCCGACATCCTGCACACGCTGCGCGCGATGGGCCACGGTGACGAAATCGCGATCTGCGACGCGAATTTCCCGGCGGAATCCGTCGCGGAGCACACGGTGGTCGGTCGCGCGCTGCGGATCGACGGCGCCGATTCGGCGCGCGTCGCGCGTGCGGTGCTGTCCGTGCTGCCGCTCGACACGTACGTCGACACGCCTGCATGGCGGATGGAAGTCGTCGGCGACGCGGCTGCAGTGCCGCCCGTGCAGCGCGAGGTGCAGGCCGAGATCGACCGCGCGGAAGGGCGCGCGGTGCCGCTCACGGGCGTCGAGCGTTTCGCGTTCTACGAGCGCGCGCAGCAGGCGTATGCGGTCATCGTCACCGGCGAACTGCGCGGTTACGGCTGCTTCATCTTCAAGAAAGGCGTGCTGTTGAGCGACGCGGGCTAA
- a CDS encoding nuclear transport factor 2 family protein, giving the protein MNTAQSAQSAQADLIDRYFDAWNEPDVARRRALIDATYASDATYRDPLMAGDGHAGIDTMIAAVQERFPAYRFRRTTDVDAFGQHLRFSWALVSPDGAAIVKGSDFGTVDASGRLASVTGFIDEMPVAAS; this is encoded by the coding sequence ATGAACACCGCCCAATCCGCCCAGTCTGCTCAAGCCGACCTGATCGACCGCTACTTCGACGCATGGAACGAACCCGACGTCGCGCGCCGCCGCGCGCTGATCGATGCAACCTACGCGAGCGATGCGACCTATCGCGATCCGCTGATGGCCGGCGACGGCCACGCGGGCATCGACACGATGATCGCGGCCGTGCAGGAGCGCTTTCCCGCATACCGCTTCCGCCGCACGACCGACGTCGACGCGTTCGGCCAGCATCTGCGGTTCTCGTGGGCGCTCGTGTCGCCCGACGGCGCGGCGATCGTGAAGGGCTCGGACTTCGGCACCGTCGACGCGTCGGGCCGTCTCGCATCGGTCACGGGTTTCATCGACGAAATGCCCGTCGCGGCGTCGTGA